One stretch of Clavibacter californiensis DNA includes these proteins:
- a CDS encoding DEAD/DEAH box helicase, translating into MPYNNDSPRGAKRAPAGSRSPNHRGYNSDPAPKKQRWNADERAQRSGQDDRPQRGGAARPARGGDRPNWEPRAERPAGRGERPAYGDRPNRANARPERGGDARPQRGERPSYGAGNDRGQRSERPSYGAERGQRSERPSYGNSRPDRGGERSERPSYNDRAPRNDRPSYGNDRPQRSERPAYNDRNERPSYGDRAQRSERPSYGDRAQRSERPAYNDRPARTERPSYSDSRPARTERPSYGDRAERSERPAYNDRPARTERPSYNDRPARTERPSYNDRPARTERPSYNDRPARSERPSYGDRPQRSERPSYDDARPKRDSDFYPSKEGAPRHAPSEDVVLERLEAQATTAKDVDGVTFAALGLGQNIVRVLEELGAASPFPIQAATIPDVLAGRDVLGRGRTGSGKTIAFGAPLVERLLENDGAKNRKMGRKPRALILAPTRELAMQIDRTVQPIARSVGLFTTTIFGGVPQFKQVGALQRGVDILIATPGRLEDLIDQGRLDLSEIVVTVLDEADHMCDLGFLEPVQRILRQVKKDGQRLLFSATLDKGVATLVNEFLPSPSVHEVAGEDQASSTIDHRVLLIEQRDKAAIIEQLSSGEGKTLIFARTRAFAEQLADQLEDAGIPATSLHGDLNQARRTRNLQLLTSGKVRVLVATDVAARGIHVDDIGLVIQADAPDEYKSYLHRAGRTGRAGKQGTVVTLITKARRRRMDDLLGRAEIKATTVMAAAGDRVIADLARV; encoded by the coding sequence ATGCCCTACAACAACGACTCCCCGCGCGGCGCCAAGCGCGCCCCCGCGGGATCCCGCAGCCCGAACCACCGCGGCTACAACTCCGATCCGGCGCCCAAGAAGCAGCGCTGGAACGCCGACGAGCGTGCCCAGCGCTCCGGCCAGGACGACCGCCCCCAGCGCGGCGGCGCAGCCCGTCCCGCGCGCGGCGGCGACCGCCCCAACTGGGAGCCCCGCGCCGAGCGCCCCGCCGGCCGCGGCGAGCGTCCCGCGTACGGCGACCGCCCCAACCGCGCCAACGCGCGCCCCGAGCGCGGCGGCGACGCCCGTCCGCAGCGCGGCGAGCGCCCCTCCTACGGCGCCGGCAATGACCGCGGCCAGCGCAGCGAGCGCCCCTCGTACGGTGCCGAGCGCGGCCAGCGCTCCGAGCGTCCGTCCTACGGCAACTCGCGTCCCGACCGCGGCGGCGAGCGCTCCGAGCGTCCGTCCTACAACGATCGCGCGCCGCGCAACGACCGTCCGTCCTACGGGAACGACCGGCCGCAGCGGTCGGAGCGTCCGGCCTACAACGACCGGAACGAGCGCCCCTCGTACGGCGATCGTGCCCAGCGTTCCGAGCGCCCGTCCTACGGTGACCGCGCGCAGCGTTCCGAGCGTCCCGCGTACAACGACCGCCCGGCTCGCACCGAGCGTCCGTCGTACAGCGACTCCCGCCCGGCGCGCACCGAGCGCCCCTCCTACGGCGACCGCGCCGAGCGCTCTGAGCGTCCCGCGTACAACGACCGCCCGGCCCGTACCGAGCGTCCCTCGTACAACGACCGTCCGGCCCGTACCGAGCGTCCCTCGTACAACGACCGTCCGGCCCGTACCGAGCGTCCCTCGTACAACGATCGTCCGGCCCGCAGCGAGCGTCCCTCCTACGGCGACCGCCCCCAGCGGAGCGAGCGCCCGTCCTACGACGACGCCCGTCCCAAGCGCGACAGCGACTTCTACCCGAGCAAGGAGGGCGCCCCGCGCCACGCGCCGTCCGAGGACGTCGTGCTCGAGCGCCTCGAGGCCCAGGCCACCACGGCCAAGGACGTCGACGGCGTGACCTTCGCGGCCCTCGGCCTCGGCCAGAACATCGTCCGCGTGCTCGAGGAGCTGGGCGCGGCGAGCCCGTTCCCGATCCAGGCCGCCACGATCCCGGACGTGCTCGCGGGTCGCGACGTGCTCGGCCGCGGCCGCACCGGATCCGGCAAGACCATCGCGTTCGGCGCGCCCCTCGTGGAGCGCCTGCTGGAGAACGACGGCGCGAAGAACCGCAAGATGGGCCGCAAGCCCCGCGCGCTGATCCTCGCCCCGACGCGCGAGCTCGCCATGCAGATCGACCGCACGGTGCAGCCCATCGCCCGCTCGGTGGGCCTGTTCACCACCACGATCTTCGGCGGCGTGCCGCAGTTCAAGCAGGTGGGTGCGCTGCAGCGCGGCGTCGACATCCTCATCGCGACCCCCGGCCGCCTCGAGGACCTCATCGACCAGGGCCGCCTCGACCTGTCGGAGATCGTCGTCACCGTCCTCGACGAGGCCGACCACATGTGCGACCTGGGCTTCCTCGAGCCCGTGCAGCGGATCCTCCGCCAGGTGAAGAAGGACGGCCAGCGCCTGCTCTTCTCCGCCACGCTCGACAAGGGCGTCGCGACGCTCGTCAACGAGTTCCTGCCGTCGCCCAGCGTCCACGAGGTCGCGGGCGAGGACCAGGCGTCGTCGACCATCGACCACCGCGTGCTCCTCATCGAGCAGCGCGACAAGGCCGCGATCATCGAGCAGCTCAGCTCGGGCGAGGGCAAGACGCTGATCTTCGCCCGCACCCGCGCGTTCGCCGAGCAGCTCGCCGACCAGCTCGAGGACGCCGGCATCCCGGCCACGTCGCTGCACGGCGACCTCAACCAGGCGCGCCGCACGCGCAACCTGCAGCTCCTCACGAGCGGCAAGGTCCGCGTGCTCGTGGCGACCGACGTGGCCGCCCGCGGCATCCACGTGGACGACATCGGGCTGGTCATCCAGGCCGACGCGCCCGACGAGTACAAGAGCTACCTCCACCGCGCCGGCCGCACGGGCCGCGCGGGCAAGCAGGGCACCGTCGTGACGCTGATCACGAAGGCCCGCCGCCGTCGCATGGACGACCTCCTGGGTCGCGCCGAGATCAAGGCGACTACGGTCATGGCCGCCGCAGGGGACCGCGTCATCGCGGACCTCGCGCGCGTCTAG
- a CDS encoding GNAT family N-acetyltransferase: MPDRIRLLTPDDAPALSGLRLRSRAFLAPWEPIRQPDHDTPAGQRADVEAALAQHARGQGVPLAILDDDGSVAGRINLNGIVRGAFESCAMGYWLAADRTGRGLATSAVEAAVTLAFGELGLHRVEAGTLLHNAASQAVLARCGFTRYGLAPRYLRIAGEWQDHVLFQRLADDAPV; the protein is encoded by the coding sequence GTGCCCGACCGGATCCGCCTGCTGACGCCCGACGACGCCCCCGCGCTGTCCGGGCTGCGCCTGCGCAGCCGCGCGTTCCTCGCGCCGTGGGAGCCGATCCGGCAGCCCGACCACGACACCCCCGCGGGTCAGCGCGCCGACGTCGAGGCGGCGCTCGCGCAGCACGCGCGCGGGCAGGGCGTGCCGCTCGCGATCCTCGACGACGACGGATCCGTGGCCGGGCGGATCAACCTGAACGGCATCGTCCGCGGCGCGTTCGAGTCGTGCGCGATGGGGTACTGGCTCGCGGCGGATCGCACCGGCCGTGGGCTCGCGACCTCCGCAGTTGAGGCCGCGGTCACCCTCGCGTTCGGCGAGCTGGGGCTGCACCGGGTGGAGGCCGGCACGCTCCTGCACAACGCCGCATCGCAGGCCGTGCTCGCGCGCTGCGGGTTCACGCGCTACGGGCTCGCCCCGCGCTACCTCCGCATCGCGGGGGAGTGGCAGGACCACGTGCTCTTCCAGCGGCTGGCGGACGACGCGCCCGTCTGA